The following coding sequences lie in one Silene latifolia isolate original U9 population chromosome 5, ASM4854445v1, whole genome shotgun sequence genomic window:
- the LOC141655584 gene encoding uncharacterized protein LOC141655584, with translation MLDLRTSINVIPYDIYEKLKLGPLKDTSAVIKLAERSSVYPKRVVENVMVGVGKLVSSAHFYVLDMKSESDEILILLGRLFLRTAGTKIDVQKDTSSNHDLSRCQKSPIPSKLSNVLEGSPPKDQKCAILWDRCEDVEASRGLER, from the exons ATGCTAGATTTAAGGACATCTATTAATGTCATCCCTTATGATATTTATGAAAAACTCAAACTTGGACCTTTAAAAGACACTAGTGCAGTGATTAAACTGGCTGAGAGATCTAGTGTCTATCCTAAGAGGGTTGTGGAGAATGTCATGGTTGGTGTTGGTAAGTTAGTCTCTTCTGCTCACTTTTATGTTCTCGACATGAAAAGTGAGAGTGATGAAATCCTCATCTTATTAGGGAGGCTATTTTTGAGAACCGCGGGGACTAAGATTGATGTCCAGAAGG ACACTTCTTCTAACCATGATTTATCTAGGTGCCAGAAGTCTCCTATTCCGAGTAAGTTGTCCAATGTTTTAGAGGGATCCCCTCCTAAGGATCAGAAATGTGCCATCTTATGGGATCGTTGTGAGGATGTAGAGGCATCTAGAG GATTGGAGCGATAA